The following proteins are encoded in a genomic region of Anser cygnoides isolate HZ-2024a breed goose chromosome 13, Taihu_goose_T2T_genome, whole genome shotgun sequence:
- the LOC106047512 gene encoding centrin-2, whose protein sequence is MASGFKKPPLAAAAQRKKASPKLELTEEQRQEVREAFDLFDADGAGNIDVKELKVAMRALGFEPKKEEIKKMISDIDKEGTGKISFNDFLAVMTQKMAEKDSKEEILKAFKLFDDDETGKISFKNLKRVAKELGENLTDEELQEMIDEADRDGDGEVNEQEFLRIMKKTSLY, encoded by the exons Atg GCCTCCGGCTTTAAGAAGCCGCCGCTGGCAGCCGCGGCCCAGCGCAAGAAGGCGAGCCCCAAGCTGGAGCTGAcggaggagcagaggcaggaggtcCGCGAGGCCTTCGACCTCTTCGACGCGGACGGCGCTGGGAACATAGACGTCAAGGAGCTGAAG GTGGCCATGAGAGCACTAGGGTTTGAACCTAAAAAAGAAGAGATCAAGAAAATGATATCAGATATCGATAAGGAAGGAACCGGAAAAATCAGTTTCAATGACTTCTTGGCAGTGATGACGCAGAAAATG GCTGAAAAAGATTCCAAAGAGGAGATTCTCAAAGCTTTCAAACTCTTTGATGATGATGAAACTGGCAAAATATCTTTCAAAAACCTCAAACGTGTAGCCAAAGAGCTGGGCGAAAATCTCACAGATGAAGAGCTGCAG gAAATGATTGATGAAGCTGAtagagatggggatggggaagtgAACGAGCAAGAATTCTTGAGGATCATGAAGAAGACCAGCCTTTactga
- the NSDHL gene encoding sterol-4-alpha-carboxylate 3-dehydrogenase, decarboxylating — translation MATRLRSAGKKCTVIGGCGFLGQHMVEKLLDKGYLVNVFDIEKRFENDKVQFFLGDLCDKEALLPALQGASVAFHCASPAPSSDNRELFYKVNFMGTKTVIEACKEAGVQKLVLTSSASVVFEGTDIKNGTEDLPYAKKPIDYYTETKILQEKEVLSANDPDNNFFTLAIRPHGIFGPRDPQLVPILIQAAKSGKMKFIIGDGKNLVDFTYVENVVHGHILAAEHLQKDSPLCGKAFHITNDEPIPFWAFMSRILTGLNYDAPKYYIPYGLAYYLALFLALVLWLLSPLVTIKPTFTPMRVALAGTFHYYSCERAKRDMGYKPVVSLDEAIDRTLQSYPHLRRAKA, via the exons ATGGCCACACGCCTCAGATCG GCTGGTAAAAAGTGTACAGTGATCGGCGGCTGCGGATTCTTAGGCCAGCACATGGTGGAGAAGCTCCTGGACAAGGGTTACTTGGTCAATGTGTTTGATATCGAGAAGAGATTTGAGAATGACAAAGTGCAGTTTTTCCTGGGAGACCTTTGCGACAAAGAG GCCTTGCTCCCAGCTTTACAAGGCGCTTCAGTGGCATTTCATTGTGCGTCGCCAGCACCTTCAAGTGACAACAGGGAACTGTTTTATAAGGTGAATTTTATGGGAACCAAAACAGTCATTGAAGCCTGCAAAGAAGCTGGAGTGCAG AAACTGGTGTTAACTAGCAGTGCCAGTGTTGTTTTTGAGGGCACAGACATAAAAAATGGAACAGAAGACCTCCCTTATGCGAAAAAACCTATTGACTATTACACAGAGACAAAAATCCTACAGGAAAAG GAAGTACTGAGTGCAAATGACCCTGACAACAATTTCTTCACTCTTGCTATTCGCCCCCACGGGATATTTGGTCCTAGAGACCCTCAGCTGGTTCCCATCCTCATCCAAGCAGCTAAGAGTGGCAAAATGAAGTTCATAATCGG GGATGGAAAGAACTTGGTAGACTTCACTTATGTGGAAAACGTGGTCCATGGACATATCCTAGCTGCTGAGCACCTTCAGAAGGACTCTCCCTTGTGTGGGAAG GCATTTCATATCACAAATGATGAACCAATTCCCTTCTGGGCATTCATGTCCCGTATCTTGACTGGCTTGAACTACGATGCACCCAAGTACTATATTCCCTATGGGCTGGCATATTACTTGGCCCTGTTCTTGGCTCTAGTGCTGTGGCTGCTCAGTCCACTGGTCACCATCAAGCCCACTTTTACCCCTATGCGGGTAGCACTAGCTGGGACCTTTCACTACTACAGCTGTGAACGGGCCAAACGAGACATGGGCTACAAGCCAGTGGTGAGCTTGGATGAAGCGATAGACAGGACTCTCCAGAGCTACCCCCACCTACGCCGGGCTAAGGCCTGA